A window from Drosophila nasuta strain 15112-1781.00 chromosome 3, ASM2355853v1, whole genome shotgun sequence encodes these proteins:
- the LOC132789448 gene encoding beta-ureidopropionase: MSAFELKSLDECLEKHLPAEELKEVKRILYGVEKEQTLELPASSLTTAKENGFEIKGYRFTARPEELRKPRLVRVGAIQNSIALPTTAPIAEQREGIWKKVKAMIKAAAEAGCNIVCTQEAWTMPFAFCTREKFPWCEFAEEAEKGPTTKMLAELAKAYNMVIIHSILERDVEHGETIWNTAVVISNSGRYLGKHRKNHIPRVGDFNESTYYMEGNTGHPVFETEFGKIAVNICYGRHHPQNWMMFGLNGAEIVFNPSATIGRLSEPLWSIEARNAAIANSYFTVPINRVGTEEFPNEYTSGDGQPAHKQFGPFYGSTYVAAPDGTRTPSLSRCQDGLLVTELDLNLCRQVKDFWGFRQTQRLPLYAESLKKASELDFKPQIIREQ; encoded by the exons ATGTCTGCATTTGAACTAAAGAGTCTTGATGAATGCTTGGAGAAGCATTTGCCAGCCGAGGAGTTGAAAGAGGTCAAGCGCATACTTTATGGTGTGGAGAAGGA ACAAACCCTGGAGCTGCCTGCAAGCTCCTTGACCACCGCCAAGGAGAATGGCTTCGAAATCAAAGGTTATCGCTTCACCGCTCGCCCCGAAGAGCTAAGGAAGCCCCGTCTAGTGCGTGTGGGCGCCATTCAGAATTCCATTGCACTGCCAACAACGGCGCCAATTGCCGAGCAGCGTGAGGGCATCTGGAAGAAGGTCAAGGCCATGATCAAGGCAGCAGCGGAAGCGGGCTGCAACATTGTATGCACGCAAGAGGCATGGA CTATGCCATTTGCTTTCTGCACACGCGAAAAGTTCCCATGGTGCGAGTTCGCCGAGGAAGCGGAGAAAGGTCCCACCACCAAAATGCTGGCCGAGCTAGCCAAGGCCTACAACATGGTCATCATACACTCCATTCTCGAACGCGATGTCGAGCATGGTGAGACCATTTGGAACACTGCTGTCGTTATCTCCAACAGCGGTCGCTACCTCGGAAAGCATCGCAAGAATCACATCCCACGTGTGGGAGACTTTAACGAGTCCACCTACTACATGGAGGGCAACACAGGACATCCGGTGTTTGAGACCGAGTTCGGTAAGATTGCCGTCAACATCTGCTATGGTCGCCATCATCCGCAGAACTGGATGATGTTCGGTTTGAATGGCGCCGAAATTGTCTTCAATCCCTCGGCCACCATTGGGCGACTCTCGGAGCCATTGTGGAGCATCGAGGCACGCAATGCTGCGATTGCCAACAGCTATTTTACCGTGCCCATCAATCGCGTGGGCACCGAGGAGTTCCCCAATGAGTACACCTCTGGCGATGGGCAGCCGGCGCACAAGCAATTCGGACCCTTCTACGGCTCCACCTATGTGGCTGCTCCCGATGGCACCCGCACTCCA AGCTTGTCGCGTTGCCAGGATGGCTTGCTGGTCACGGAGCTGGACTTGAACCTGTGCCGTCAGGTCAAGGACTTCTGGGGCTTCCGGCAAACGCAACGTTTGCCACTCTATGCGGAGTCGCTGAAGAAAGCATCGGAGCTGGACTTCAAGCCACAAATCATTCGGGAGCAGTAA
- the LOC132789447 gene encoding spermine oxidase-like encodes MGSCYSKKTHRQLHNRYHASKAKTPKKLSQSFHSEPNIVILGAGAAGLACAMELKKQGFQHVRILEMSDRIGGRIRTMKFADNYIDVGAQWVNGKHGNVVYQMVKGLNLLDTSSWDAYINVEWIRSNGQMMPRSMLVKLVKVMRSIVRNQHEDLIDCDGTYGEYLVEKFAEALSKPDMKHIDREWAVDFLRTFKKMEGSAVDTDMNAADYGSFRPCQGDGTLNWRDKGYKQFLRVLVDGNEMNEHGLLQGCIDLNSRVLKIDWDRIDGTIQITCENKNQYLADHVVITASLGVLKKNPRLFFPNLPLAKRKAINFMGFGHVCKIFAEFEEPFWKDDWTGFNAMWCADDLNQPQLEWLSDIYSIQPYAHQPRVLLGWAAGPNTEIIESIDSKLLTLGIMLMLRKFLPKMKVTQPKCVVTSHWSIDPAHMGSYSYPSMLTKSYNTGPDQLAQPVNVLAYEPTTPSYVSLLDIRPITVRPLILFAGEATSSDHYSTVHGAVETGIREARRLAGYYQKDL; translated from the exons ATGGGAAGT TGCTATTCGAAGAAAACACATAGACAGCTCCACAATCGTTACCATGCGTCCAAGGCTAAGACACCCAAGAAGCTCAGCCAGTCCTTTCATTCGGAGCCGAATATTGTCATCCTTGGCGCAGGTGCCGCTGGCTTGGCTTGCGCCATGGAGCTGAAGAAGCAGGGCTTCCAACATGTACGCATTTTGGAGATGTCAGATCGAATTGGTGGTCGCATTCGAACAATGAAGTTTGCGGACAACTACATTGATGTCGGTGCACAGTGGGTAAATGGCAAGCATGGCAATGTGGTGTATCAGATGGTCAAGGGACTCAATCTGCTGGATACATCAAGCTGGGATGCATATATCAATGTGGAGTGGATACGCTCCAATGGCCAGATGATGCCACGCTCTATGCTGGTCAAGCTTGTTAAGGTGATGAGGAGCATAGTGCGGAATCAGCATGAGGATCTCATTGATTGCGACGGCACCTATGGTGAGTATCTGGTGGAGAAGTTTGCCGAGGCGCTATCGAAGCCAGATATGAAGCACATTGATCGCGAATGGGCTGTCGATTTTCTGCGCACATTCAAGAAAATGGAGGGCTCAGCTGTGGACACGGACATGAATGCGGCTGACTACGGTTCCTTTCGACCGTGTCAAGGGGATGGCACGCTCAATTGGCGTGACAAGGG CTACAAGCAGTTCCTGCGCGTCCTGGTCGATGGTAATGAGATGAATGAGCATGGTTTGCTTCAAGGCTGCATTGACTTGAACTCGCGTGTGCTCAAGATCGATTGGGATCGCATCGATGGCACCATACAGATCACGTGCGAGAACAAGAATCAGTATTTAGCCGATCATGTGGTAATTACCGCTTCGTTGGGTGTGCTCAAGAAGAATCCGCGACTCTTCTTTCCAAATCTGCCGCTGGCAAAACGCAAGGCCATCAATTTTATGGGCTTCGGGCATGtgtgtaaaatatttgcagagTTCGAGGAACCGTTCTGGAAGGACGATTGGACGGGCTTCAATGCAATGTGGTGTGCAGATGATTTGAATCAGCCGCAGCTGGAATGGCTCTCGGACATCTACAGTATTCAACCCTATGCGCATCAACCGCGGGTCCTGCTCGGCTGGGCAGCAGGCCCCAATACGGAGATCATTGAATCGATTGACTCTAAACTGTTGACCCTCGGAATTATGCTTATGCTACGCAAGTTTTTGCCCAAAATGAAAGTCACACAACCGAAGTGCGTGGTAACCAGTCACTGGAGCATTGATCCCGCTCATATGGGTTCCTATTCGTATCCCTCGATGCTGACAAAGAGTTACAACACGGGTCCCGATCAACTAGCTCAACCGGTCAATGTGCTTGCCTATGAGCCGACGACTCCATCGTATGTCTCCCTGCTGGACATCAGACCGATTACGGTGCGACCCCTAATCCTGTTTGCTGGCGAGGCGACAAGCTCCGACCACTATTCAACGGTGCATGGAGCTGTGGAGACGGGTATACGGGAGGCGCGTCGTCTCGCCGGATACTATCAGAAGGATTTGTAA
- the LOC132790236 gene encoding spermine oxidase-like, translating to MSRSHRDHKIVIIGAGASGIACATKLLEYGFQNVLVLEAEDRLGGRIHTIPFGANVIDMGAQWCHGEQDNIVHELASKHDLLESTGPVYENYQCVRSNREVLPDNVANRLKAIVGDSLVTRQLELRHCSGSLGSYLSNKFYEMLRLPENADIDQVIADEFFDNYKKFENSVEASDTLEEVSGRGYLNYWECEGDILLNWKDKGYVELLRLLMHSRELKSDSDLGVLEQRVLFNRSVKCINWNRNDSRVELQLSNGESCLADHVIVTVSLGVLKEQHLQLFEPKLPVAKQRAVEGLAFGTVNKLFVEFPQAFWPEDWTGFTLLWREEDLSDIRNTSRAWLEDVFGFYRVSYQPNVLAGWIINANGRHMETLPEDEVIAGCMYLFRRFLHWSIPEPVGFRTSAWYTNEHFRGSYSFRSMDTERLGTGAGDLAQPLTVVTMTPQSPSRDKSLHQQSRCDKPIVLFGGEATSEHYYSTVHGAVEAGWREAKRLADFYGLSEAVNVTKSQL from the coding sequence ATGAGCAGATCGCATCGGGACCACAAGATTGTTATTATCGGCGCTGGAGCATCGGGTATTGCCTGTGCCACCAAACTCCTGGAGTATGGCTTTCAGAACGTGCTCGTCCTTGAGGCCGAGGATCGTCTAGGCGGACGCATACACACGATACCCTTTGGGGCAAATGTGATCGATATGGGCGCCCAATGGTGTCACGGCGAGCAGGATAACATTGTGCATGAACTGGCCAGCAAACATGATTTGCTGGAGTCGACGGGACCGGTCTATGAGAACTATCAGTGTGTGCGCAGCAATCGGGAGGTGTTGCCCGATAATGTGGCCAACCGGTTGAAGGCGATTGTGGGGGATTCGCTTGTGACGCGACAGCTGGAACTGCGACATTGCAGTGGCTCGCTGGGCAGCTACCTGTCGAACAAGTTCTACGAGATGCTGCGGCTGCCTGAGAATGCTGACATCGATCAGGTTATCGCAGACGAGTTCTTCGATAATTACAAGAAATTCGAGAACTCGGTGGAAGCATCCGATACGCTGGAGGAGGTGTCGGGTCGTGGCTATCTGAACTACTGGGAATGCGAGGGCGACATACTGCTCAACTGGAAGGACAAGGGCTATGTGGAACTGCTGCGTCTGTTGATGCACAGTCGAGAGCTGAAATCCGACTCGGATCTGGGTGTTCTCGAGCAGCGTGTGCTCTTTAACAGAAGcgttaaatgtataaattggAATCGCAACGATTCTCGCGTCGAACTGCAGCTGAGCAATGGTGAAAGTTGTCTGGCGGATCATGTGATTGTCACTGTCTCCCTGGGTGTGCTCAAGGAGCAGCATTTGCAGCTGTTTGAGCCAAAGCTGCCGGTGGCCAAGCAACGTGCCGTCGAGGGTTTGGCCTTTGGCACGGTGAACAAACTGTTTGTGGAGTTTCCGCAGGCCTTTTGGCCTGAGGATTGGACGGGATTCACGCTGTTGTGGCGAGAGGAGGACCTCAGTGATATACGTAATACCTCGCGTGCCTGGCTGGAGGATGTCTTTGGCTTCTATCGGGTCAGTTATCAACCCAATGTGCTTGCCGGCTGGATAATCAATGCCAATGGCAGGCACATGGAGACACTGCCCGAGGATGAGGTGATTGCCGGCTGCATGTATCTCTTCCGGCGCTTCCTACACTGGTCAATACCTGAACCCGTGGGCTTCCGCACTTCTGCCTGGTACACTAACGAACATTTTCGCGGTTCCTACTCCTTTCGCTCCATGGACACCGAGCGTCTGGGCACCGGAGCCGGCGACTTGGCTCAGCCCTTGACTGTGGTCACCATGACACCGCAATCGCCGAGCCGCGACAAATCGCTGCATCAGCAGAGTCGCTGTGACAAAcccattgttttgtttggcgGCGAAGCAACCAGCGAACATTACTATTCCACAGTCCATGGCGCTGTCGAGGCGGGATGGAGGGAGGCCAAGCGTCTTGCTGACTTCTATGGCCTGAGCGAAGCTGTGAATGTGACCAAGTCACAGCTATAG
- the LOC132790233 gene encoding exocyst complex component 3 — protein MDLQQLEEEARQAALKDIQNMLQRPGQLEKVEQYRHRIARKKASVEALLKTGMQNQLEGVRVGLKQLETCMQDVREVRRRMDAVERLLEGVPEVYDALEVVREENTKHSQYATAMENLKHIFNVDASVQKTMALIDEDKLLNAHQCLSDLENSRDDLLYELHKQPKQHASDKITLKRHFEKVDTVSQALEKKIRLIISRTLNTVRKKPTVIVTALRIVEREEKNDQFAVQQQKVTGFLPPGRPKAWRKMIMDVLQAAVITRIEGSKLEERADNKMWLVRDLEILRQIILEDLRVVKSLCVPCFPPHYDIFNEYVKFYHEGLSSYLDNIVRSGLEGNEYVSMLAWVTHTYPGVELMSHPDLSVDVHKLAGPLLRQEHLKALENEYLQNMQRNYQEWMTKAAQTEKQEWFSEMVPDQDEHYYHTSAPVIIFQMIDQHLQVTNTIHQELTFKALVMSIQQVEIFGQTYLKNVIELKEHHFRNRDQIKYFTHYIITIVNNSQQMVELAQQMKQLYWPKSRTDHYEDFEKLLATFQRIRAHAANYLLEEAFLDMECHFNDLFTVKWLGSSIAVDTICVTLDDYFQDYNHLRPANFEMVINEAQKLLAKRYIRALLSKRLSKPRVECDAITRKINQEAKRFKLFFEKIAPKISLSDSPLDLIATLSALLISDIELLILDLHTLLGSYPSLSEDHLVRLFYIRNDVKAAEVREKVQDAMKSKKSMVSIAKQDCIFKEIVFSDKLW, from the exons atggaTTTGCAGCAGTTGGAGGAGGAGGCGCGCCAAGCAGCGCTCAAGGACATACAGAACATGCTGCAGCGTCCCGGCCAGTTGGAGAAGGTCGAGCAGTATCGTCATCGCATTGCCCGCAAAAAAGCCTCAGTGGAGGCGTTGCTAAAGACGGGAATGCAGAATCAGCTGGAGGGCGTGCGTGTGGGACTGAAACAGCTGGAGACGTGCATGCAGGATGTGCGCGAGGTGCGTCGTCGCATGGACGCTGTGGAGCGGCTGTTGGAGGGTGTTCCCGAGGTCTATGATGCTTTGGAAGTGGTGCGCGAGGAGAACACAAAACATTCACAGTATGCGACGGCCATGGAGAATCTGAAGCACATCTTCAATGTGGATGCCAGCGTGCAAAAGACCATGGCACTCATCGATGAGGATAAGCTACTCAATGCCCATCAGTGTTTGTCGGATTTAGAAAACTCTCGCGACGATCTGTTGTACGAGCTGCACAAGCAGCCCAAGCAACATGCCTCCGATAAGATTACGCTAAAGCGGCACTTTGAAAAGGTCGACACCGTGTCGCAGGCGCTGGAGAAGAAGATCCGCCTCATAATCAGTCGCACACTGAACACGGTGCGCAAGAAGCCCACCGTTATTGTGACCGCCCTTCGCATCGTTGAGCGCGAGGAGAAGAACGATCAGTTTGCGGTTCAGCAACAGAAAGTTACGGGCTTCCTCCCTCCGGGACGTCCCAAGGCCTGGCGCAAAATGATTATGGATGTGCTGCAGGCGGCGGTCATCACACGCATCGAGGGCTCCAAGCTAGAGGAACGAGCGGATAACAAAATGTGGCTGGTGCGTGATCTGGAAATACTGCGTCAGATCATCCTCGAGGATCTGCGAGTGGTAAAGTCATTGTGCGTGCCCTGCTTTCCACCACACTACGACATCTTCAACGAGTACGTCAAGTTCTATCACGAGGGACTTTCCAGCTAT CTCGATAACATCGTGCGCTCGGGTTTGGAGGGCAATGAGTATGTTTCTATGCTAGCCTGGGTCACACACACTTATCCGGGCGTGGAGCTCATGTCGCATCCCGATCTCAGCGTAGATGTGCACAAACTGGCGGGTCCATTGTTGCGACAGGAGCATCTCAAGGCGCTAGAGAACGAGTATCTGCAGAACATGCAGCGCAATTATCAGGAATGGATGACGAAGGCTGCGCAGACCGAGAAGCAGGAATGGTTCTCCGAAATGGTGCCCGATCAGGATGAGCATTATTATCACACCTCGGCGCCTGTGATCATCTTCCAGATGATCGATCAGCATCTGCAGGTGACCAACACCATACACCAGGAGCTGACGTTTAAGGCGCTGGTCATGAGCATTCAACAGGTTGAGATCTTTGGCCAGACGTATCTAAAGAATGTCATCGAGCTGAAGGAGCATCATTTTCGCAATCGCGACCAGATCAAATACTTTACGCACTATATCATTACCATTGTGAACAACAGTCAACAGATGGTGGAGTTGGCACAGCAGATGAAACAATTGTATTGGCCCAAATCACGCACAGATCACTACGAGGATTTCGAGAAGTTGTTGGCCACCTTTCAACGCATACGCGCTCATGCCGCCAACTATCTGCTGGAGGAGGCCTTCTTGGACATGGAGTGTCATTTCAATGATCTGTTTACCGTCAAGTGGCTGGGCAGTAGCATTGCCGTGGACACCATTTGTGTGACCCTCGACGATTACTTCCAGGACTACAATCATCTGCGTCCGGCCAACTTTGAGATGGTCATCAACGAGGCGCAAAAGCTGCTGGCCAAGCGCTACATCCGTGCCCTGCTCTCCAAGCGTTTATCGAAGCCGCGTGTGGAATGCGATGCGATTACGAGGAAGATCAATCAGGAGGCAAAGCGATTTAAGCTCTTCTTCGAGAAGATTGCACCCAAGATATCGCTAAGTGATTCCCCCTTGGATCTAATTGCCACATTATCGGCACTACTTATTTCGGATATTGAGCTGTTGATCTTGGATTTGCACACGTTGCTGGGCAGTTATCCGTCGTTGAGTGAGGATCATTTGGTGCGTTTGTTTTACATACGTAACGATGTGAAGGCGGCGGAGGTGCGGGAGAAGGTGCAGGATGCCATGAAGTCCAAGAAGTCAATGGTCAGCATTGCAAAGCAGGATTGCATATTCAAAGAGATTGTGTTTAGTGACAAGCTGTGGTAG
- the LOC132790232 gene encoding SET and MYND domain-containing protein 4, with translation MFDLAEAFSRQSDLIQLTTYENEFETIKSLHTLPKDKQRHFNALTIQLLDNLEQPANKESCAQTSRSLREEGNRVYKSKCDKNAAEAKECLLAACRIYTQAILEAEDALDELALGFANRGMALQDFGYFQQAYDDCACALEFGYPHRLQHKLVMRQAHCAWQLGNVQQLAEHLSILKKLPLNDGYAKQLEQLKQQLEILEANPNNEQLPAIPAVHRVNHKILSTPAKGRHMIATTALMKDELIFTEQAQCFVPIEQRLICQQCAASLLCAPIPCPACHQRVVYCSRNCRQLHAKIHSYECGAYRRNLLSMLGVSHLALRLLVKHLPEWMKQLPTENSRNAKELWQALVYPTTTEDSPSLQSLRMITQLHKAPQEELVYHALCANLLQVYLFSCTSFYEDLKMANQTDWHLVIAALILRNAGQLLVNGHVGNALVIHALPSNEFPLLQPDMWQRPYHLKRGYLHKFSSRELITAINLPLLSLCNHACNPSLRTTFDGCMVNNYAAFDIAAGEEIFNCYSLDYKHSLSEQRQQQLLEIYKFRCDCSKCVRPEADADYFNFHRYRCEQCKQSFVPKVNLNWWQQSDEMLSICCTACEETQQLTWYDQFLQLLERCDEPRDRRKLFEAFAALNTWLLDFNSLKLSLAKELIGGCFAAKDAGATFADYDYAELCKIIEFELAGIAAQRGSNSLQYISNATYLLDMIAWGKHKANAKQLQAMRSSFAFLAKETREIFVNYYNDFIEQ, from the exons ATGTTTGACTTAGCTGAAGCCTTTTCGCGACAGAGTGACTTAATTCAACTAACAACCTATGAAAATGAATTCGAGACAATTAAATCACTACATACGCTGCCCAAAGACAAGCAGAGACATTTCAATGCGCTGACAATACAATTGCTGGACAACTTGGAGCAGCCGGCGAATAAAGAAAGTTGCGCGCAAACTTCACGTTCCCTGAGGGAAGAAGGAAACCGCGtgtataaatcaaaatgtgaCAAAAACGCTGCGGAAGCTAAGGAATGTTTGTTGGCTGCCTGCCGCATTTACACACAAGCCATTCTAGAAGCGGAAGATGCTTTGGATGAGCTGGCTTTGGGTTTCGCCAATCGGGGAATGGCGCTCCAAGATTTCGGCTACTTTCAGCAGGCATATGACGACTGCGCTTGTGCCTTAGAGTTTGGCTATCCGCATCGATTGCAGCACAAGCTGGTGATGCGACAAGCACACTGTGCTTGGCAGCTGGGCAATGTGCAACAGCTGGCGGAGCACCTCTCAATCCTGAAGAAATTGCCGCTAAACGACGGCTATGCAAAGCAATTGGAGCaactgaagcagcagctggaaaTTCTGGAAGCAAATCCAAACAACGAGCAGTTGCCTGCGATCCCAGCAGTCCACCGAGTAAACCACAAAAT CTTGTCCACTCCTGCCAAAGGTCGCCACATGATAGCTACCACAGCGCTTATGAAGGACGAGCTAATATTCACAGAACAAGCACAATGCTTTGTGCCTATCGAGCAGCGTTTAATTTGCCAGCAATGTGCCGCCAGCTTGCTGTGCGCTCCTATTCCATGTCCAGCGTGTCATCAGCGCGTTGTCTACTGCTCGAGGAACTGTCGCCAACTGCATGCCAAAATACATAGCTATGAGTGTGGTGCGTATCGCAGAAATCTGCTCAGCATGCTCGGTGTATCCCATTTGGCATTGCGATTGCTGGTGAAACATCTTCCTGAGTGGATGAAGCAACTGCCAACTGAGAACTCTCGCAATGCTAAGGAACTGTGGCAAGCATTGGTCTACCCAACTACGACAGAGGATTCCCCATCGCTGCAGAGTCTACGCATGATCACGCAGCTTCATAAAGCACCCCAAGAGGAGTTGGTCTATCATGCGCTCTGCGCCAATCTGCTGCAAGTCTATCTCTTCAGCTGTACAAGCTTCTATGAGGACTTAAAGATGGCTAACCAGACTGATTGGCATCTGGTGATTGCAGCACTCATTCTACGTAATGCTGGCCAGCTGCTCGTGAATGGTCATGTGGGCAATGCTTTGGTAATTCACGCGCTGCCCTCCAATGAATTTCCACTGCTGCAGCCTGACATGTGGCAGCGTCCTTATCACTTGAAACGGGGTTATCTGCACAAATTTTCTTCTCGTGAGCTCATCACTGCCATCAATTTGCCGCTTTTGAGTCTTTGCAATCATGCCTGCAATCCTTCGCTGCGCACCACTTTCGATGGTTGCATGGTGAACAATTACGCTGCCTTTGATATTGCGGCTGGCGAGGAGATCTTCAATTGCTATAGCTTGGATTATAAGCATTCGCTGAGTGagcagcgtcagcagcagctgctggagATCTATAAGTTTCGCTGTGACTGCTCCAAGTGTGTGCGTCCAGAAGCTGATGCGGATTAT TTTAATTTCCATCGCTATCGCTGTGAGCAGTGCAAACAGAGCTTTGTGCCCAAAGTAAATCTCAATTGGTGGCAGCAATCAGACGAAATGTTAAGCATCTGTTGCACAGCTTGTGAAGAGACACAGCAGCTTACCTGGTATGATCAATTCCTACAGCTGTTGGAACGCTGTGATGAGCCACGCGACCGTCGCAAGCTCTTCGAAGCATTTGCTGCACTCAACACTTGGCTGCTGGATTTCAACAGCCTCAAACTCAGTCTAGCCAAGGAACTAATTGGAGGATGCTTTGCAGCCAAGGATG CAGGTGCAACTTTCGCAGACTACGATTATGCCGAGTTGTGCAAGATAATTGAGTTCGAGCTCGCTGGCATTGCAGCACAAAGAGGCAGCAACTCTTTGCAGTACATCAGCAATGCGACCTACTTGCTGGACATGATTGCGTGGGGAAAACACAAAGCAAACGCTAAGCAGCTGCAGGCAATGAGAAGCAGCTTCGCTTTCTTGGCCAAGGAAACGCGTGAGATCTTTGTCAACTATTACAACGATTTTATTGAGCAGTAA
- the LOC132790234 gene encoding 5'-nucleotidase domain-containing protein 3 isoform X2 has product MLVKRFRYPDDILELEYEPNFAVRGLHYDVEKGLLVKLDSFLQLQLGSVYRGRTKVDADEVLKLYHNRLLPIAYVEGPNSTYRHNTNSKMVQLADLFSVPEMCLLCNVIEYFERNRIDYNPEIVFHDTRTAMGSCHPIMHATVMKNTEKYIERNAKLVQYFQKLQDAGKNLFLVTNSPFSFVNCGMSYLVGANWRDFFDVVIVQARKPKFFTDESRPIRLFDEKTKSHLWDRVFKLEKGKIYYEGSVRQLQELKGWRGHSVLYFGDHPYSDLADVTLKHSWRTGAIISELAHEIETLNRVDFKTSANWLQMLTQLIEDTQDDDSEAAQVCLRQWMDERDQLRNKTKNVFNEQFGSVFRTYHNPTYFSRRLFRFADIYTSDITNLHKFSTSHTFYPRRGVMPHEYASHFI; this is encoded by the exons ATGCTCGTGAAACGCTTTCGCTATCCCGATGACATCTTGGAACTGGAATATGAGCCGAATTTTGCAGTGCGAGGTCTGCACTATGATGTGGAGAAGGGGCTGCTGGTCAAGCTCGACTCGtttctgcagctgcagctggggTCCGTTTATCGTGGACGCACCAAAGTTGATGCGGACGAGGTGCTGAAGCTCTATCACAATCGCCTGCTGCCCATAGCGTATGTGGAGGGACCCAATAGCACTTATCGA CACAATACAAACTCTAAAATGGTGCAGCTAGCGGATCTGTTTTCGGTGCCCGAGATGTGTTTGCTGTGTAATGTCATCGAATATTTCGAACGCAATCGCATCGATTATAATCCCGAAATAGTATTCCATGATACGAGAACCGCCATGGGCTCCTGTCATCCCATTATGCATGCCACCGTCATGAAgaataccgaaaaatacatTGAACGCAATGCGAAGCTGGTGCAATACTTCCAAAAGCTGCAGGATGCAGGCAAGAATCTCTTTCTGGTGACCAACAGTCCCTTCTCATTTGT CAATTGCGGAATGTCTTATTTGGTGGGTGCCAATTGGCGCGACTTCTTCGATGTAGTCATCGTGCAGGCGAGGAAGCCCAAGTTCTTTACTGACGAATCTCGGCCTATTCGGTTGTTCGACGAAAAGACCAAGTCACATCTCTGGGATCGCGTTTTCAAGTTGGAGAAGGGCAAAATCTATTACGAG GGTTCAGTGCGTCAGCTGCAGGAACTGAAAGGTTGGCGTGGCCACTCCGTGCTTTACTTTGGCGATCATCCCTACAGCGATCTGGCGGATGTAACACTTAAGCACAGCTGGCGAACAGGCGCCATCATCAGTGAGCTGGCA cacGAGATAGAGACGCTGAATCGCGTGGACTTTAAGACGAGCGCCAATTGGCTGCAGATGCTCACTCAGCTCATCGAGGACACGCAGGACGACGATAGCGAGGCGGCTCAAGTGTGTCTGCGTCAATGGATGGATGAGCGTGATCAATTGCG caaCAAAACGAAGAACGTGTTCAACGAGCAATTCGGCAGCGTATTTCGCACGTATCACAATCCCACGTATTTCTCTCGTCGTCTATTCCGGTTTGCTGACATTTACACGAGTGACATAACGAATTTGCACAAGTTCTCGACATCGCACACCTTTTATCCCCGCCGTGGCGTGATGCCCCACGAGTATGCATCGCATTTTATATAG